The DNA segment TGGATTGGTGAGGATTAGACAATCAAGTAAATCGTAActattaataaatatgatattttttatagctgtttttgtaattaaaattttaacatgtactattaaatttaaatttattattatattttaatttttactttatttatattttataattattttccaaatttaaataatcatgTTAATAACAATCATTTATCCATTGTGTAAAGATGTAACCATTGATATTTTAGAAAtgatattagtttaaaaataatgtcaaattgttttaatattaaaatattttagaataaatagttttaaaggaattttatattttaaaatgtattaactttttaaaaattgtttttctaaatttttttgactACTTTTGAAAAGATGTTGATTCTTATTGCGAATTATTTGATTTGGATTTTTGTGtaggttaaatttaaacaatttttctttttgtctcttTTGTTATATGTATCTAAGTTTCTTTCACTTGTATAAGTCCTTTTGATGATCCATATGAGTCTCAGTTAATCATTGATCATATTGGTATGTCTCAGTCGTTATTGTGATGGTAGAACATCTTGCAAGTTGAAAGAAATTTAGTTGGTTATAGTCTTGTGAGCTTTATGGGTTTTTGGATTTCTTAAAGTATATTCACATGTCTCACGAATGAGGAAAGTTGATTGCACTGATTTTTaagtgataaatattttaaattttaagattttatgttaaattgacTAAATGATTGATGTGAATGAGAAGTGTGATATgttgaaatatgaaaatgttgttTGATTTGTGTTTTGGATATAATTATTGAGAAGATTGTGAAATAtgaatttttcatgttttaacaTGTGTGATTTGAATGTTTGATTATAAGATGTTTGGCtgatttaaacttaattttgtgTGATTAGGAGAACTTAAATGTGAACAATTGTTCAAATGGTACAAgtaatgtttaaaattgttttgaacaATGAACTAAGAAATGAATATCATTTTGATCAATTTAATAGGTTTAAGTCCTCTCAAAAGCACAAAATACAAGTGTTGATATATGATATAAGGTTGAGCGACACTAAGGTgacattaaacattttattttgtaaatgagATATTGTTAAAGAATGTCACGATGATATTGAGTGTCTGATTTTGTGAATAGTTTGACATTGAGCGAACATCATAGTGTCGGTGAACAAACATCAAGGTGTTGATGAGCCTTCTTGTACTAAAGGTATGAAACATTTTAGTTCAAAAAGACATTGGATGGAAAAAATGTGTAACAAagcgtgattttttttttttacccttttaGATAATTTTAGCATCAAACACCAGTTTTAAGTActagtttttaagttttttattttatttttcttcggTTGTTTGAAATAAACATGATAGGGTACGAAATGtatgtttattgtattatttatcaACATCTGattatattatagttataatataaaattatctataaaataaataagtctatttaaaaatttataaaaaaaatcatatttgttatatttataaaataaaaataataatacttttatcatAAAAAGGATAAACCATACGGGCTTcacatattattataataaaaaaagttgatacATAACATGTTTTTTCACTAATGATTGTTATAATCattgttcaattaaaaaaaatgaaattaatctaaatataataaaaattcatttcaagTCGTTAGTTTATACAAGTTTAAAACTACTTATTCCtataaaacatgtttattaatattcatcaaataacatactttaaattaaacaaCTAATACAATTTCATGATTATTTGTAATGTTACATGAGATCATTTATTGATTCATAACTTTTAATGGTGTAACATAACTCCCACCACATATTCAATCAAATGTGAATTTAACAAagcaaataaaacatatattacaGTTGTATTAcacaaaaatattcaattttgaaaataatactaaataaaaaacaagttattaaactaaaataaaagatttaaaccaTAATATATGAATAGAGTGAAATTCATTTGAGATGAgtaaagaagaaacaaaatgaaactcTAGAAAAAGATATTGTTACAGACAGTTCAAAAATTCTTCCAGTATTTTCTGTCTCAACTTCTAGGGAACattctttcaatattttttaaaagttaattattgttttttataagaTGTTTTTAAAACCCAAATTTAAAAGgtcaacaaattattattatttttcttaaactcGAAACGCCATCAGTTTGTTTAGCATTTAGAATACGcgtataatcaaaataaaactgTATGTATAATTTGTCTTTTTCTGCAAAATACGCCATTCTTTCAAAATAgtagtatataaataatttgtatagtttaatatagagggaaaatattttcaattttggtaAAATCCACTAACTTGTTTATGAATATACATTATCTTCTTTCTCGTTCCTTCACTATATTTTTcgagtttctttcttttatttttttatttattttcacctGCTATATTTTCAAGACGTAATGGAAAATTGAGATATTTACCTTAATTATAAGTTCAATGAAGATTACGTAtagatgaaaaaataattttcttagaCAGGagtttttttcacaaaaaaatgGGAACTTATATAGTTTCCTCCTTCAGccgaaaaaaataataaaagatagtGTCAATTTTGTGTGTGTTAAagattattcataataataataataataataataataataataataataaaagaaatggtGGGATcataaattttttgtattttttaaaaaagataaaaaaaataatgttaaaaagttataaaaaatttgtatgtttgaaaatatcatttctCTGGTAATAAATGgggaaaaaaatagaaagaaatagCGGAAAGAGGTGGATCTGAAATCACATGGGAGTCATCCACAACAAGAAAACGTTGCTTTCTCCTGCGTTGGTAAGAGAAGCGGAACAAGCACTTGTTACTGTTCTTAGTTTAgttatagagagagagaaagtggagagagaaagtagagagagagagagaaccaGAAAGAGAGAGAACTCACTCCATTCCGAATCGGAGCATAGCGGAGCTCCGCCACTCCTCTTCCCTCGGCAGCCGAGCCTCCAATTCTCCGATGAAGCGTGACGCCGTTGCCGTCGCCGTCGGCGGCGGCGGCGATTCCTCTCCACTCCTTCCCGACAGCCACCTCACCGACGACGACGAGCACGATCGCCACTCGTCCAAGGAGCGCGACCGGCACGTCTGCTCCTTCTTGAACGACGACCCTAGGGTTTCGCCTCACAACTCCAGGATCTCTCTGTTTTTCACCTTCCTTCTTCTACTCGTTGGTTTAGTTTCTGTATTCACAATCTTCCATAAACTCGTGAGTCCTCTCTGCCCGCGTTTTAAGATTTACTAATAGTGTATTGCATCCATTTTCGCCTTTGGTGTGTGGAAAACGAAATTTCTCATCTGTAATTTCTActgttattttgtttatctgaaattgaattaaattaccCTGGAATTTGTATGTGGAGTCAACGCACTATTCTTCTTTCAGTTTTGATTTGTATTGTTCGGCTATAGAGTAACTTCAGTTATGAGTAGCTGCACAAGTAATgcgtgtatttttttttttttctcatacaaTAGTTCTGCCGGTGCAGTCATATATCTCACTCTTTTTGGCAAGTTCTTATGATCGAATTCGTGTTCAATTTATTGTAGAATGCCCCTTACCTGTGTAAAAAGGACGGCATTGTTCTTCATTGCCCACATGTAAGTTCTCATAAGGACCACCACTGCTTTGGTTTCCATTTCATTTCCTCCTTTTCTGTTGTTCAATGACAATGgtgttattttctcttctcatgTCCTCTTTGGTATTATTTCCAGGTCAAGGAATCGCCATCTCTTTGGGAAAATCCTCTCTCATCCACAACATCTTGGAGGCCCTGTGCCGAGCGCCGGGATGGCGTTTTATCAGGTTTCATGGTTTTCTATgttcattaatatattaatatatttatttatttcacatCCCATTAGCATTGCAAGCCATGCCAAGACAGGGTATTAAGAAATTCAGTAATGACGATATCTCTTCATTCAGAAGCTGTgaaattttagtataatttcCATTTGTCAGTAGCATCGAATAAGGGCGGTCATAATTGGTCTCGCaatctgatttttttaatggaGTGAATGGACCCGTTAAGATTTTTTATCACTCTCTTCATCCTTTatcagaaaaaggaaaactctGCCAAAttcttaagttaattttttaagaacttttaaCAAATCAattgtttcatttatttcttaatttaatattccCCATTCATCTCTTATATCTTACTTGGATTGGAATACATTCATACTTTTGCTGTATATGTTGTTTCTAGTATTACTGCTACTATTCATAGTACTTTTATACTTCTATGTAGAGCTTCCtcatgaaaatgaaacaaacgGCTATATATTCATCCATGCTGAGGGTGGTCTAAATCAGCAAAGGATTGCGGTATGAGATATGTTCTTTCATTGTGATATTCTCTATCTTagattgttttcttttccagtATTGCCCTTGCATGTGACACTTCACTGTTTGCCTGTATTTTCTTTCATAGCCATTGTTCTCTTGCTGACTGCCGCACCTGAGTTGGTGAATTTCCTTCCAATTGTAAAATATACGTGAACATAATGTTCTTTGAATTGTCTGATATAATTAGAACGTAGAAGAATAACGTAATAACagtacacacacacacatatatagaaTCACCCAAAGGGActgatttattttgttaaagtgCCATCTCAATACATTTCCAATTTGGTGCACTAGCAAATCGCAATGCCAGTAAATTTACTGTTTTAAATTGGGTCTTCATGCAAAATGGTGCTGATTTCACTTTCTTGTTTCTTACATTGAAATGACAGTCTGtggaatatttaataaaattatcatataatatttagCTGTGAGTGACTTACTTTCCAAATCTTTTAAAATGCAGATATGCAATGCTGTGGCTGTAGCCAAAATAATGAATGCCACTCTTATTTTGCCTGTTTTGAAGCAGGATCAAATTTGGAAAGACCAAACGTGAGATCTCttgtccattttttttttcacgttgAAGATAAGTTTAGTTAGGTTGAATAAATAATTTGGTTCCTGCAGTTGAAACTTTCTTTGTGTTAATCCTTACATGAAAAGTTCTGCATTTTGGTCTTCATGAAAAATCATTTACACATTTTAGACCTACTGTTTATCCTCCTCTATTATGGTTTTAATGGAATCCTAAATTGTCTAATGATGTTCTTACTTAGCAAATTACATTTGACAGAAAGTAATAGTCATGGTTAACAATTCATCTATTAGTTATCTTGCCTAGGGTGTTAGATTTCAGAGACGGTCCTCCGTTCTAACCATCATGATGCATGTCACCATTTCAGGAAATTTGAAGACATTTTTGATGTGGATCATTTCATTGACTACCTTAAGTATGACGTTCGTATTGTACGTGATATCCCACAATGGTTTACTGATAAATCAGAGCTATTTTCTAGCATAAGGTATGGTAGATTCTGGTATTTTTATTACTCTGTTGAAAACTTAAATCCCCAGTTGGCATGAGAGATGGGtaaatatttcctttttttccaGTAATGTTTAAACATGAAATAATATGTCCTCGACCActcttttttattctgtttttatCAGTGTACTGATTGACAACAGGTGTGGTTGAAGTGCTGGGTTTTGTGACCACTGACCAAATAGCATGAAAATTATGAGTTTGAAGTTAGAGATTCGTGTGCATTTCTATTTCAGTCTTTTGAACTCTTATGGCTGATAAGAGACAGATAAATATGTCAAGACCTATATAGctttttgttggttttctttttctttcatagaCTAGCTATGTTTTGGTTTTGATGGAATTGATCGTTCTTGTGTCAAATgataattatgaatttaaattactCGTGAGTTAAACATGTCCTAAACGggtgatgatttttttttttttttgtaaaggtGGTTTTATGGCTAGAGAATACACAATGTTCAGTCTATATTTATTCTTTCAATCATGTAACTTACATATTTCTCTTAGCTTTACCATATTGTTACCAATGGTGTCAACCAAGATGTTTCTGATACTTGGTGTTTGCTATTGATGCCTTCTGTGGTTGAATACACACTTGTGTTGACTAACAAAGCAAATGTATCTTCTCATTCAGACGGACTGTAAAAAACATTCCAAAATATGCACCAGCACAATTTTACATTGATAATGTTCTGCCCCGGATCAAGGAGAAGAAGATTATGGCTCTTAAACCATTTGTTGACAGGCTGGGGTAGGCCAATGGTGATATATGTTCTATGCCTCTTTTTTGTATGTAATTGATTGTGTCATGATTTTTCAGTTCTTGTTTCAGATATGACAATGTTCCTCCTGAAATCAACAAGCTGAGATGTAGAGTTAATTATCATGCACTGAAATTTCTTCCTGAGATAGAGCAGATGGCTGATTCACTGGCATCAAGAATGAGAAACCGAACTGGAAATTCAAATCCTTATATGTATGTGATATTTGTGATCACAACCCTGACTGAGTTATGTGTGATTTTTTCTAGTGTCCAAGTGATTTAAGAATTTTACTGTAAACAGGGCTTTGCATCTCAGATTTGAGAAAGGAATGGTGGGACTATCATTCTGTGATTTTGTGGGGACAAGAGAGGAGAAAGTCAAAATGGCAGAGTATAGAAAAAAGGAGTGGCCTCGACGGTACAAGGTGGCCATCATACTTTTTATCAAACCAAAAGGAACTCTAAACCTTCTATTGGAGCATTTTGATAACATTGTATTTGTTGAAAAATGCAGAATGGTTCCCATCTGTGGCAATTAGCTCTACAGAAGCGTAAGGAAGGACGATGTCCTCTAGAGCCTGGAGAAGTGGCCGTTATTCTTCGGGCTATGGGCTATCCTAAGGAAACTCAAATTTACGTTGCTTCTGGACAGGTTTATGGTGGACAGAACCGGATGGCTCCACTAAGAAATATGTTCCCTAATCTGGTAAGGCTTTCTTCACTTCCTTTCTCTTGTTCTGTTTGTTTTTGATGAAAATCACAATCATTATTATGTAGTGAATGAAGTGATGTCATGACACGGAGTTCTAATATCGGTTAAGGCTATCAAGCTGTCAAGCTATTATGAAATGTTCTCTTGCTCTATAGAAATTTATTTATCCATTATAATATAGCAAATATAAGTCTGTTTGAACGAGGTTGTCCATAAGTTTTTAGAGGaaaggaaaataagaagaaaaagtaaatttgaCTTCATCTTGTCAAAATTCATGTAAGAATTCCTTAGATTCTTCTGCAACGTGTTAATATTTTCCCTTCAACAGGTTACTAAGGAGGAGCTAGCAACCAAAGAGGAGTTAGATGGTTTCAGAAAGCATGTGACAAGCCTAGCAGCTCTTGACTTCTTAGTGTGCTTGAAGTCAGATGTATTCGTGA comes from the Vigna radiata var. radiata cultivar VC1973A chromosome 2, Vradiata_ver6, whole genome shotgun sequence genome and includes:
- the LOC106753406 gene encoding uncharacterized protein At1g04910 — its product is MGVIHNKKTLLSPALRERKWREKVEREREPERERTHSIPNRSIAELRHSSSLGSRASNSPMKRDAVAVAVGGGGDSSPLLPDSHLTDDDEHDRHSSKERDRHVCSFLNDDPRVSPHNSRISLFFTFLLLLVGLVSVFTIFHKLNAPYLCKKDGIVLHCPHVKESPSLWENPLSSTTSWRPCAERRDGVLSELPHENETNGYIFIHAEGGLNQQRIAICNAVAVAKIMNATLILPVLKQDQIWKDQTKFEDIFDVDHFIDYLKYDVRIVRDIPQWFTDKSELFSSIRRTVKNIPKYAPAQFYIDNVLPRIKEKKIMALKPFVDRLGYDNVPPEINKLRCRVNYHALKFLPEIEQMADSLASRMRNRTGNSNPYMALHLRFEKGMVGLSFCDFVGTREEKVKMAEYRKKEWPRRYKNGSHLWQLALQKRKEGRCPLEPGEVAVILRAMGYPKETQIYVASGQVYGGQNRMAPLRNMFPNLVTKEELATKEELDGFRKHVTSLAALDFLVCLKSDVFVMTHGGNFAKLIIGARRYMGHRLKSIKPDKGLMSKSFGDPYMGWATFVEDVVVTHQTRTGLPEETFPNYDLWENPLTPCMCRA